CATCCCATGACGGCGGCGGCCGGGATCCGCACGGCCGGCCGTTCCGCGACCCGCGACAGCCACAACGCGACGATCGACGCGACGACACCGATCGCGACGGACGCCGCGACGTACGACCGTCCCTGCTCGAGTTCGCCCTGGATCCGCACCGCGGCCATGCCGCTGTAGTGCATGCCGGCGACCGCGAAGCCCATGATCACGCCGCCGACGAGAAGCCGGACATCCGACGGCAACCCACGGATCCACTGCACGTCGGTGTCGAGGATCCGCAATCCGACCAGCGTGGCCGTCACGGCGAGCGCGACCGACAGCAACGTCAGTCCGAGGTCGTAACGGATCGCGGAACCGGGTACGTCGAAGCCCATCATCCCGATGAAGTGCATCAACCAGATTCCGACGCCCCCGATGGACAGGGCTGCCATGAGTGTCCATCGGGTCCGGGCGACCGACGTCCATGCGTTCGCAGCCTTGCGCGCGCAGGACAGACCGGCATAGCACCCCACTGCGGACGTGATGTAGGCGAGTGCGAAAAGCCAACCGCCCATGGAAAAATGGTGAACCTCGTGCGACATGTTGCCCCCCAGGAAGCGGCACGCACGGCACATCGATCCGTGTCGTGCCGAGTAGACCGACAGCGACCCCCGACGCTGCACAGAAGACTACTCCACTTCCGGGTTTTCAACCAGATATGTTGACTTACAACATGTTCGGACGATATTCAGAAGGTCCGACCGTCGACGGGATCTACCGGGCCGTCGGCCG
This window of the Rhodococcus pyridinivorans genome carries:
- a CDS encoding MHYT domain-containing protein, whose amino-acid sequence is MSHEVHHFSMGGWLFALAYITSAVGCYAGLSCARKAANAWTSVARTRWTLMAALSIGGVGIWLMHFIGMMGFDVPGSAIRYDLGLTLLSVALAVTATLVGLRILDTDVQWIRGLPSDVRLLVGGVIMGFAVAGMHYSGMAAVRIQGELEQGRSYVAASVAIGVVASIVALWLSRVAERPAVRIPAAAVMGCAVVALHYTGMAGIAVTVDPSAPNPEGMTIMTLLFPGFIIGVALLAVPVVALMASASTQDLEQEREMAIWLGGDGPETVSRPYGRHVKR